The following is a genomic window from Devosia neptuniae.
TGGGGACAGCGGCGATGATGGGCGTGCCCAGATCGAGGCTGGCAAAAACCGGCAGGACCAGATCGTTCTTGCCGATGCCAGCGGCGGGGCATTTGGCGATGGTGATGTCGCTGTCGCCGCTGGTGTCGGTGGCGGAGCAAAGCACCCAGCCGGTATTTATCGTTTCGTAGCCGAGCTTGGCAAAATCGAGCTGGCTGGCGCGGGCCTGGTGCAGCGGGGCCAAAATGGTCAGCAAATAGATGGCCAAGACGGCCAGGGCCGTCCCGAACTCTCTTGCCATGCTGCGCCGCTGGATCATGCACTCAGTCCTATGAGGTCGGCCGGTTCGGCTCAACAGCAATATTGTCGCGGCTAGACGGCAGGGGAGTAAGTTTCGCTGCACAGCGCAATGAAGCTTTTCATGGCGGCGGAAAGCGGGCTGGATTTGCGGCGGGCGACGAGCAATTGGCGCAGGGCCCAGGGCTCGGCCAGGGGCGCACAGACCAGATCCGTGCCGGCGAGCAGATGCAGGCTGGTGGAGCGCAGGAAGCCGATGCCGAAGCCGGCTTCGACCATGCGGACCAGAGCGGGGAAGCTTTCGACGCGTACGCTTTCCGCGAAGGGTTTGCCTGCCTTGGTGGCGGCGTCGCCCAGCAGGCGATCGAGCGAGCCGGCATGGTGACTGCCGACAATGGGGTGGCTCAGCACGGCTTCGAAGGCAATGTCCTTGCGCGGCTCGATGCGGTCGGCGAGGGGATGGTCGGGCGGGGCGAGGACCCAGACGCGGTCATCTTCGAAGGGTTTGATTTCGAAGCGCGTGAAATCGTAATTGTCGGAGACGATGGCGATATCCGCCCTGCCCTCGTCCAGCGCCACCAGGCCCTTGGCAGCGCCCATTTCCTGGATATCGAGGGCAATGCCGGGATGCTTGAGGGCATAGCGGGCGAGCAATTCGGGCAGCCGGCCGGTGAGCGCGGCGCTGGTGCAGGCCAGGCGCAGGCTACCGCGCTGGCCGGAGCCGAAATCGGCCATGACGGCATCGAGATCGGCAATGGCGCGCAGCACGGTGCGGCAGCCATCGGCATAGGCGGCGCCGGCTGTGGTGAGCTTGACGCCATGGGCGGAGCGATCGAACAGCACCACGCCCAGCCGGCTTTCGAGATCGGACACGCGTCGGCTGACCGCGGAGGTCGCAATGCCTTCGCGCTCGGCCGCCCGGCCGATGGAGCCGGTTTCGGCCAACAGCAGGATGAGGCGCGCGGTGACGCTATCGAATGGTGCCATGTCATCTCCCCAGATGGGCGGCACCATAACCACACTTGGTCCTTTAGATCACGAGCAAGATGCCGCGGGTGAGATAGAAAATGCCGATGGCGGTGACGATCAGGCGGGTCCAGCGCTTGAAATTGGCGTCGGTGAGGTGTTGCAGCACCCAGTGACCGGCGCTGGTGCCGGCAATGGCGAAGGGCGCGGCCAAGGCGACGGCCGCCCATTCGCCGGGGGCGAGTACCATGGTGGCGTTCCAGTAGAAGATGATCTTGCCCGCGTGATTGACCACCTGGGCGGCGGCCTTGGTGGCGATGATGGTGCGCCGGTCCATGGGGGTGCGGATGAAGAACATATCGATGGTGGGCCCGGCGACGCCGACGGCGAGGTTAATACCGCCGCCGAGCAAGCCGCAGATGAAGGCGTGATGGGGCTTGGACGCATCGAGCGCCAGCCAGGATTGGGGAATCCAGAGCAGGATGGGCAAGAGGCCAATGGTGATGCAGACGGTGGCGAGATCCGGCGTGTAGCGGACGATGAAGAGGATGGCGGCGGCAGTCAGC
Proteins encoded in this region:
- a CDS encoding LysR family transcriptional regulator; the encoded protein is MAPFDSVTARLILLLAETGSIGRAAEREGIATSAVSRRVSDLESRLGVVLFDRSAHGVKLTTAGAAYADGCRTVLRAIADLDAVMADFGSGQRGSLRLACTSAALTGRLPELLARYALKHPGIALDIQEMGAAKGLVALDEGRADIAIVSDNYDFTRFEIKPFEDDRVWVLAPPDHPLADRIEPRKDIAFEAVLSHPIVGSHHAGSLDRLLGDAATKAGKPFAESVRVESFPALVRMVEAGFGIGFLRSTSLHLLAGTDLVCAPLAEPWALRQLLVARRKSSPLSAAMKSFIALCSETYSPAV
- a CDS encoding TSUP family transporter, which encodes MSLLIGAAMLVAVFATSMISGIFGMAGGLILLGIFLLILPVGTAIAVQGIIQLIANGSRAFFSRAYIDWRVLGIMTLGLLTAAAILFIVRYTPDLATVCITIGLLPILLWIPQSWLALDASKPHHAFICGLLGGGINLAVGVAGPTIDMFFIRTPMDRRTIIATKAAAQVVNHAGKIIFYWNATMVLAPGEWAAVALAAPFAIAGTSAGHWVLQHLTDANFKRWTRLIVTAIGIFYLTRGILLVI